Genomic DNA from Acidimicrobiales bacterium:
CAGAGCACGGACTGGAAGTAGCGCACAAACGGCGCGTCCGCGGTCGAGCGGCAGTCGCTGTCCTGCTCGCAATCCAGCTCTGGGCCGTCAACATGTCGCGGATCGCATCCTGGTTGGCCGACGCTCGAAGGAGCGACGAGCCAGGGCTGGTGGGCCTTCGCCGCTACAGCGGGAAGCGCCGTCCGAGCTTCGAGCGATACCGCAAGAACCTCGCGACCGAGCGACCGGCGCGATCTCGAAGCGCGTAGCGACCCAACTCAACTCGCTGGCCTCTCAAAAGTCCGAGCCAGCGGCTTCGCCGCGCCCGGGACGACGCTGTGGCCCCTCGATACCTGGTGGCAAGCGCCATCGCGAGGCACAGGTCCTCCGAGGTGGGGCCGACGGCCTTCCAAGGAGTCAGATCGCAGGTCGCCGCCCGAGTTCTGCAACCCTGGGTGGATCAGTTCTGCAACCGACTCATTCGTGCGCGAGGGGGGACTTGAACCCCCACGTCCTTTCGAACACTGGAACCTGAATCCAGCGCGTCTGCCAATTCCGCCACTCGCGCGAGTGGAAGACGGCATCGTAGCAACCTTCTCACTCGGTGCGACACTGCCGCCTCGCCCGACCGCCCCGCCCCGACGCCCGGTCCCGCTCCTTCTGCGGACCCAAGCTCGGGTAGCGTTGGCCCGATGGTGCTGCGGAATCTCGAAGATCGGCTCGAGCAGGCCGTCGAGGGCATGTTCGCTCGACTGTTCCGCTCGGGTCTCCAGCCCATCGAGGTCGGGCGCCGACTCGTCAAGGTCGTCGACGCCGAGCGGGCATTCGACAGTCGGGGCATGGCGATCGCCCCGAACCGCTTCACGGTCGAACTGGCCACCTCCGACTACGACCGGTTCATCACGGTCAACGACGCCCTCACGTCCGAATTCGCCGCCACCATCCGCGAGCATGCGGCGGCCGAGCAGCTGCGTTTCCTCGGTCGGGTCATGGTCGAGCTGGTCGACGAGCCGTCGCTGACGGTCGGGCGGTGTCGGGTGAGGGGCTCGTTCGACGAGACCACCGGGAGCTCCGTCACACCGGCCTATCTGGAGCTGCCGAACGGGTCGCGTCTCGAGCTCGGCCCGTCGGTCGTGTCGATCGGCCGGGCCAACGAGTGCACGCTCACCCTGGTCGATACCAACGCGTCGCGTCATCATGCCGATCTCCAACCGGAAGGCGACACCTATCGGTTGGTCGACCTCAACTCCACCAACGGCACACGGGTGAACGGGCAGCCGATCACCAGCCGCCTCCTGGCCGACGGCGACGAGCTGACGTTCGGAACGGTCAGTGTCCGGTTCCGTCTTCTCTGATTCGGTTTCGACAGTGAACGCGACGAACGACCTGGCACTGAGTACTGTGGCGCGAACGTGTCCGAAGCTCTTCTCACCGTGTTGCAGTGGTGCCTGCTGGCGCTCATCTACCTCTTCTTCATGCGCGTGCTCCAGACCACTTGGCACGGCGCGGTGGCACCGAGCCGACCGGCGGCGCCGAGACGGTCGACAACCAAGCCGTCCAAGCGGCGTGCTCAGCGTGATCGGCCTGCCTCCGCTTCTGGAGCGGTCACCCCGACTCCAGCGCCCACGATGGGAACGAGTCTCGTCGTGATCGCCCCACCCGAAGACTCCGGTATCAGCTTCACCCTCTCGCCGACCTCCACCATCGGCCGAGCCGCGGGGTGTGAGGTGACGCTCGACGACACCTACGCCTCGCAGTTGCACGCCCGGCTCCAGCAGACACCCGACGGCATGGTGATCGAAGACCTCGGTTCCACCAACGGGACCTACCACAATCGTCAGCGGCTCACGGCTCCGGCGTTGGTGCGCCCCGGCGACCTCATCCAAATCGGCGGCACCATCATGGAGCTCCGTTGATGCGGCTCACGACGGCGAGTGCCACCCACGTGGGGCAGGTGCGCGAGATCAACCAGGATCGATCGCTGGTCACCAAGACCTTGGGTGCCGTTGCCGACGGCATGGGCGGGCACGTCGGTGGCGAGAAGGCCGCGGCGTTGGCAATCGCCGAGCTGAGCGGCGTGCGCGGCGTCATCTCCGAACAACGCCTCATCGACGTGGCCAAGGCTGCGAATCATCGGGTCTACGAGGCCTCGCAGGCTCCCGAGCTCCGAGGCATGGGCACCACCCTGGTCGTCGC
This window encodes:
- a CDS encoding DUF3662 and FHA domain-containing protein, whose translation is MVLRNLEDRLEQAVEGMFARLFRSGLQPIEVGRRLVKVVDAERAFDSRGMAIAPNRFTVELATSDYDRFITVNDALTSEFAATIREHAAAEQLRFLGRVMVELVDEPSLTVGRCRVRGSFDETTGSSVTPAYLELPNGSRLELGPSVVSIGRANECTLTLVDTNASRHHADLQPEGDTYRLVDLNSTNGTRVNGQPITSRLLADGDELTFGTVSVRFRLL
- a CDS encoding FHA domain-containing protein; translated protein: MSEALLTVLQWCLLALIYLFFMRVLQTTWHGAVAPSRPAAPRRSTTKPSKRRAQRDRPASASGAVTPTPAPTMGTSLVVIAPPEDSGISFTLSPTSTIGRAAGCEVTLDDTYASQLHARLQQTPDGMVIEDLGSTNGTYHNRQRLTAPALVRPGDLIQIGGTIMELR